cagtaataatagtaatgtttAGTAATGGcagtatttgttaatttttgtatttagtcTATACGAAAACTTAAGTTGTGCCCGTTTGACATGTTACTACTACAGTGACACACTAAAGTATATAGTCATCGATGCGTTTAAAGTACTTGGCGTACCTTCACATTATAGTAGATGACATTAGTGTTATAATGCAAATTCGTCAGTGGTGATATTACACCAGCACGTTCAATGCCCGAAGTGACTTGAAGCATTGATACCACAACTACCAACACAGTCAATCCTAATATCTCACTATCGTATCGTTGTCGTtgcatgatattttatatatgtttaccACCAAAAGTATCAAACATCACCTTATTAGTAGTCTTTAgatttgtatttacatataaacaCAACTGCACTAACAAAGTGTTACATTGTTGTGAATTACCTATCACCCATGTGTGTATAGGAAGAGAAAAACTCGGGACCTAGAGGAAGTGACGACAACGATGACACCCTAGTGGACGATTCAACTGACTACTTAGATGATAACAATTCCATTGACATCGACGTTAGAAGTGCAGGTCTTAAAAATTCGTTGAAAACGCCGTTATATGCCACGAGGAACAAGAGGGCAATACCAAAAAATATGGATGGTAAAAGCGATGTTGACGATTACGATAACGAAGTAGATGGATCATTGGATGATGACAACGATAGTAATGAAATTACGGTTTCAACGGTGGCAAATGGAAATGGAACTGGAGTGATGATGGCTGTGGCAGCACAAAACGGAGGAGGCGAAACAGGTGACAGCATCAGTAATGAAAGTGATGGTAGTGAGGGTGGAGGGGGGAGCTCAAATTCTGGATCAATAATTGAATTAGCCGGTCCCCTTTTAGGTTCATTGAGTGGTGAGGGTGGTGGTGTTGGAGGGTTAGATTCTGGATCAATACTTGAATTGGCTGGACCTCTTTCTGGAACGTtaagtggtggtggtggaggaAGTGAGGGAGAAGGCGGAAGTTCAGACTCCGGATCAATACTTGACTTAGCTGGTCCCCTTTTAGGTTCATTGAGTGAtggaggtggtggtggtggagggTTAGATTCTGGATCAATACTTGAATTGGCAGGACCTCTTTCTGGAACGTtaagtggtggtggtggaggaAGTGAGGGAGAAGGTGGAAGTTCAGACTCCGGATCAATACTTGACTTGGCTGGTCCCCTTTTAGGTTCATCAAGTGGAGGGGGTGGTGAAGGTTCAGATTCTGGATCCATATTAAGTTTGGTTGGACCACTTTCCAGAACATCGAGTGGTGGTAGAAATAGTGATGCTGGGGGCGATAATGAGCATGAGGGCAGTGGTGATGATGAAGAGAAGAATAGTGATGGTGGCAGCAGCGGGTCGTCAAACTCCGGATCGATAGTAGAGCTTGTCGGGCCATTGCTAGGGTCTCTTAGTGGTGGAAGTGAGGGAGGTAAAGGTTCGGATTCTGGTTCCGTATTGAATTTAATAGGGCCTTTATCTGGGTCACTAAGTGGTGGAAATAGTGGGATGGAAGGAGATAATGGAGGTGGAGGATCGGATTCCggatctattttaaatttatttggtcCCCTATCTGGATCATCTAGTGGTGGCGAAGGAAGTAGTGATGAATCGGATTCTGGGTCTATTTTAAAACTCATCGGACCACTGTCTGGTTCATCGAGTGGTGGTAATAGTGGTAGTGACAGCGTGGAAACAGATAATGGTAGTGGAGGTTCGGATTCCggatctattttaaatttagttggtCCCCTATCTGGATCATCTAGTGGTGGCGAAGGGAATAATGGTGAATCGGATTCTGGAtctattttaaaactcattGGGCCGTTATCTGGTTCATCGAGTGGTGGTGATGCAGCAGAAACAGAAAACGGTAGTGGAGGATCTGATTCAGGATCTATCTTAAATGTAGTCGCTCCATTATCTGGTTCATCTAGTGGGGGATCGGATTCAAACACCTCTAAGATGGTACCAGCCAGAAGACCCGGGGAAAAAGGCACAAACTCTGAAAATGCAGTGAAGTCTTCGATTTCACTGAATTCAGTAGCGAAAAGTCCGATACTAGCCAATTTGTTTGCGACCATCCTATCACAATCTTCTGCTGGTGCTGCATCTGCATCTGCCTCCGCATCTTCATCATCGTCTACATCAACGGATGTGGCaagtaaaatactaattatcGTGTGTACACAAAGACGGTGACGATATTTAATAGTGAAGTTGTGCTTGCTACCATTACTTACAATTGTGACTGAActctgttaaaataattaaagtaccctcccacttttttaaatattaataatatcgtgCTGCAGTGGTTTTATGGTACAGTTACgtacgcattatataatatataattaagctatatatagttatgaactatatttatttaatttcttgatCACTATAGGGTGGAGCCGGTGGTGACGGTGGCGATGGTACCAATGGTGGTGCCGGCGGTGGTTCTGATTTACTGGGTTTCCTAGGATCGAGCAGTGGATCGAGCAGTGGTGGACCTGGTGGAAATGGAGCCGCTCCGGCTTCTGGCACCCCGGTAAGAAGGCGTCAGATCGGAGGCTTTTTCCGTCGACCATTTGCATCAGCGGCAGACACTAACGAGCAAGATGTCACGTATACACAGCTGTTGAACGACCGACCCCGGGACCTGCGTCGCCGGTTGTGGTTGTAAATCACCAGTGGCAGCGGTAACGGCGGCGGGAGTGGCGTACACtcattatatagtacctagtaAAGTAGTAATAAAGCACCAACACCAGCTAAAGCTCActctgtatgtatgtatattatatatatatatatatatatatatatatatattgtctaACCGACCGACCGACCAGACCGACCAACACGCGTCATCCGACGTTTACGTCATAATAACCATCGTTTACATGAAGatgaacgtatatatatatatatatatatataatatgtgttataaaattataaattaatgtacgGATAGGTCAACTACGGACGGCGACAACGATGATAAATTCGATACTAAAAATATCATCGTCACGCTCGTTCCACTAACCACCAAGCACTCTTAATCTTTCTCTCTCTCGCTCTCTCTggtcatattatgtaatattggcTGATGCATAAATTATACAAACGTTTTCAAACCAGTTATAAATTACAGAAGCTGGTTATGTTTTTGGGAGTGAACGCCGTACTTTACGTATTGGCTTGCTAATATTGCACATAATATGCATAGTAAATGTTCATACATGTACAAGTACAttgtatataaacaattttataaaaagaatattaaaaaaatgtttttatattattatatgattattaccataatatattacaatacgtaaaaaaataatttaattttatgcattgggaaatataatatcgattaaTTCGTAATTGTTCAAACTGTGAAATAGATAAAACAATTAACtagtacatttttgatttttatttcttacaatttcatttatttttgtgaaaaaccTCTTGAGACTCCTACATCAGTTAATCattgttttcataaataaattgagAAAACGTCACGTCTAAGAATATATTTTCTAGTCTTTCGTCGTCGGCGTCTGTTATTTTCTGTCCATCCGtacgttatattaatattatatattattacctatgttaagttattacacgtataatatgtatatgtatattattataaatataaatatttatatttagtttaatgtagctaatataaaataatttgtgtatacacatatataggtactgtacctaaaatatgtatgtgtgtgtatacgaAAAAacgccatattattatcattgtcacgcatcatatacatttaaacatcattacattatgtttttttttacaatcgaATTAGTTTATTCTAGGACTTAATTATAGTGGTTAGTTAGTAGAGTAGTATttgtagtaaatagtaatcCACACATATACATCGAAATCtagattagtacctatattatataggtatagtggtGCGCCggtgtataatattgaatataaatatattttttgtgttacAAATAGACCggtggtaataataaaatatgtagtcttagacaattttaatattattatactatatagtttattgtacataacattataagatGGGAATCAAAACGCAAAATGGTGATAAGgacttacttaaaaaaaaatttttgtttaaatgtgttatattaacAAAATCCTTATCGTCAATTGTCATGTagctatattatagtgtgtatattatggaaaccatattagtattttattttatgtttgcaCGTATTTTTACGTTCCTTTCCTTGATCACTCTAAGTTATTTTTCCCATGAGTACCtgttatgattaattattaattatcactaCGAAGGAAATAGAACAGAGAACAGTAGTTAATAATGGCAAAATACATGGTACACCACCATTATCACCACACCACGCACTATTACCATCAAAAGCATGTACGTAAAAACTGTTATAAACGAATAGGTATCTTTGCTCtttgcaatatttttgtaaacgcGGTTTTGATTACACGTTAATCAAAAACGACTTCTAGGAATATAGGTGGGAGGGGATGCAATATTGAttctatttaatatacaatttaccaTTCATTATCGACTACAGATATGTTTATTGTACATATCTGTGTTAtcgacataaatattaatatccatTGAGTCATAGAGTATAATCATTGGCacaactagggggggggggctagggAAACTTAGCCCCTGACTATGATTTAGCCCCCACCGAAATATcctttattgatttagatataagccccctatgggttattttaaataaatagttttactaGCCctccagaattttaaccctagctGTGCCtatgagtataataaataataatcattgcaATGAAATtacaattgattattttaattatatcgtTGTCTCGAATAATCAATTGAATTAGCTTAAGACAGCAAACatgaatattgtatagtattaagttatgaatttttgataaaataaaaaaaaatatacacttttgaaaaaaataaaacatttattaccacgtgtataattaatatatggagATGATAATGGTACCACAGTGGTGTTACTATACATAcaactttatatatatttgccGATTTTTCAGGAGCAGAGACCAATGTGGTGCAAAAAGTGTGGACTATTAACAGCCATCAAGGATGCCTTTATGGTGAGTACTGATCGTCTACATACtgcacataatatacctagacATAATTTAGAACTATAGaaataaatacgtatattatgtcgTGTGTTGTACAAATTTagtataaaaccatttttaaaataatttttgtatagtacctacaaaCGGCGCATGATTGCGAACATGTAGTATGCTGCTAACCgcaagatataatatattttagtagttactatttaaaataggtatttgaaataaccaacttacatacatacacacagacaattacataatatataatctaataCTAAAAACTTCATCGATTTTACACATAATTCCCAGTGCTTAGGAATGGGCAAGATACCTCCCATACtagaaaaaagtatatatataatatatgttatatatctATTTAGGTACATCAATTTTCATCTTTAGGAATATACAAGGTACGagatacataaatacattcgTCACTTTTTGCTAAAAGATACAgcatacacttttttttttaaaattattctcgaAGTAAAGTTGcttaaatggaaaaaatacttcgatataatgaatttaattacctacctaagtaTAGGTATCTAGTTATCACTTAAAGTTATATGCGGGGTGATCTACTTATAATGAGTGCAATACGTTAGATTAATCATCATTAaaccatttacataatatgtaatac
This genomic window from Metopolophium dirhodum isolate CAU chromosome 1, ASM1992520v1, whole genome shotgun sequence contains:
- the LOC132934394 gene encoding uncharacterized protein LOC132934394, with amino-acid sequence MDGKSDVDDYDNEVDGSLDDDNDSNEITVSTVANGNGTGVMMAVAAQNGGGETGDSISNESDGSEGGGGSSNSGSIIELAGPLLGSLSGEGGGVGGLDSGSILELAGPLSGTLSGGGGGSEGEGGSSDSGSILDLAGPLLGSLSDGGGGGGGLDSGSILELAGPLSGTLSGGGGGSEGEGGSSDSGSILDLAGPLLGSSSGGGGEGSDSGSILSLVGPLSRTSSGGRNSDAGGDNEHEGSGDDEEKNSDGGSSGSSNSGSIVELVGPLLGSLSGGSEGGKGSDSGSVLNLIGPLSGSLSGGNSGMEGDNGGGGSDSGSILNLFGPLSGSSSGGEGSSDESDSGSILKLIGPLSGSSSGGNSGSDSVETDNGSGGSDSGSILNLVGPLSGSSSGGEGNNGESDSGSILKLIGPLSGSSSGGDAAETENGSGGSDSGSILNVVAPLSGSSSGGSDSNTSKMVPARRPGEKGTNSENAVKSSISLNSVAKSPILANLFATILSQSSAGAASASASASSSSSTSTDVASKILIIVCTQRR